A single Desulfomonile tiedjei DNA region contains:
- a CDS encoding AMP-binding protein has product MNKAIPYWNPYLETLPRESLEKLQLKKFKRILRWAYDKSSFHRALYREAGLQPDDIRTMEDLRHVPKVEKSMMRTVQRKDPFPYGDALCVPLDEVTEFHQTSGTTGQPVYQPDTWQDWEWFSECWATLLWAQGYRPHDRVFLPFGYNVFVAFWTAHYACEKIGCEVIPGGVLDTQARILKIQEIRPTAMMATPTYVLGMADVAAKKLSLNPASDLGIRRITCAGEPGALVPSTKKRMEQAWGAKVFDHAGATEIGAWGFECEAQSGGLHINEAMFLAEVEDLESGEPITEPGRQGKLVITALNRMAQPCIRFDAKDIVELSDEPCECGRSYRLLPGGVVGRADDITKVKGVLLAPSAIEDVVRSIPGFGDEYEVVVEKRGDVDHISLKVELLEQHASSAKELEAQLRTELRVKTNLGYDIAVYPYGTLPRYEVKAKRFKDLRKMGSV; this is encoded by the coding sequence ATGAATAAAGCAATCCCGTACTGGAATCCGTATCTGGAGACTCTTCCTAGAGAAAGCCTCGAAAAGCTACAATTGAAGAAGTTCAAACGCATCTTGCGATGGGCGTACGACAAGTCGAGCTTCCACAGGGCCCTTTACAGGGAAGCCGGGTTGCAGCCTGATGACATCCGCACCATGGAAGACCTGCGGCACGTCCCAAAGGTGGAAAAGTCCATGATGCGGACGGTTCAGCGCAAGGACCCGTTTCCTTATGGCGATGCTCTGTGCGTGCCGTTGGACGAGGTGACGGAATTTCATCAGACCAGCGGAACCACCGGCCAACCGGTATACCAGCCGGACACGTGGCAAGACTGGGAATGGTTCTCGGAATGCTGGGCCACTCTGTTGTGGGCACAGGGCTATCGCCCTCACGACCGGGTGTTTCTTCCGTTCGGGTATAATGTTTTCGTGGCCTTCTGGACCGCTCATTACGCTTGCGAAAAGATCGGCTGCGAAGTGATCCCCGGCGGCGTCCTGGACACACAAGCTCGAATTCTAAAGATTCAGGAAATCAGGCCCACAGCCATGATGGCTACACCCACGTACGTGCTGGGGATGGCAGACGTCGCAGCAAAGAAGCTCTCGTTGAATCCCGCGTCCGATCTTGGAATCCGCAGGATTACCTGTGCCGGTGAGCCTGGAGCTCTGGTACCTTCAACCAAAAAGCGCATGGAACAAGCCTGGGGAGCCAAGGTCTTCGACCATGCGGGCGCCACGGAAATCGGCGCGTGGGGCTTCGAATGTGAAGCCCAGTCAGGCGGGCTCCACATCAATGAGGCAATGTTCCTTGCCGAGGTTGAAGACTTGGAATCCGGTGAGCCGATCACGGAACCAGGCAGGCAGGGCAAACTGGTGATCACGGCCCTGAACAGAATGGCTCAGCCCTGCATCCGCTTCGACGCGAAGGACATTGTTGAACTGAGTGACGAGCCATGTGAATGCGGCAGGAGCTATCGTCTCCTCCCGGGAGGGGTTGTGGGCCGGGCAGATGATATTACCAAGGTCAAAGGGGTGTTGCTCGCGCCTTCGGCCATAGAAGATGTGGTTCGTTCCATCCCCGGATTTGGCGACGAATACGAAGTCGTGGTCGAGAAGAGGGGCGATGTGGACCACATCTCGCTTAAGGTGGAACTACTGGAACAACATGCCTCCTCGGCCAAGGAATTGGAGGCCCAATTGCGCACCGAACTTCGCGTAAAGACCAACCTCGGGTACGATATTGCAGTGTATCCCTACGGGACCTTGCCCCGTTACGAAGTGAAGGCAAAAAGGTTCAAAGATCTCAGGAAAATGGGGAGTGTGTAG
- a CDS encoding cysteine desulfurase: MKKPIYLDYNGTTPLDPEVIGAIRPFLEEEFGNPSSTHWYGIAPKRALTKAREQVAELINCDPQEIIFTSGGTESNNHAIRGIALANRNKGNHIITCQVEHPAVLEVCRYLEQQGFRITILPVDEHGLVAVSEVEAAVTSQTILITIMHANNEVGTIQPVEEIAALARDRGIAVHTDAAQSLGKIPAGVDRLRVDLLSVAGHKLYAPKGVGALYVRTGTVLEKFMFGAGQEMGRRAGTENMLEIVGLGKACEIASKDLERNMNHMKTMRDMLHEGLQERLQEIRLNGHPVKRLPNTLSLSFRGLEADRILEEIGLEVAASAGAACHSDSVQISHVLEAMHVPLEWAKGTLRFTTGRMTTEMDIIQATDAIVKGVEACRGEAG; encoded by the coding sequence ATGAAAAAACCGATCTACCTCGATTATAACGGGACCACACCGCTCGATCCGGAAGTGATAGGGGCTATCAGGCCTTTTCTGGAAGAAGAATTCGGTAACCCTTCCAGCACTCACTGGTACGGGATCGCTCCGAAAAGGGCCCTTACCAAGGCCCGAGAACAGGTCGCGGAGCTGATAAATTGCGACCCGCAAGAAATCATCTTTACCAGTGGAGGCACAGAATCGAACAACCATGCCATTCGCGGGATCGCGCTAGCCAATCGAAACAAAGGCAACCATATCATCACCTGTCAAGTCGAACATCCCGCGGTGCTAGAAGTCTGCCGCTATTTAGAGCAGCAGGGCTTCAGGATTACGATTCTGCCTGTGGATGAACACGGTCTGGTGGCCGTCTCCGAGGTCGAGGCTGCGGTAACCTCCCAGACCATCCTGATCACAATCATGCACGCCAACAACGAAGTGGGGACCATCCAGCCTGTCGAGGAGATCGCCGCGCTGGCCAGGGACCGCGGAATTGCAGTCCACACCGATGCGGCTCAATCCCTTGGCAAAATACCCGCTGGTGTTGACAGGCTGAGAGTGGATCTGCTTTCCGTGGCAGGCCACAAGCTCTACGCGCCGAAGGGTGTGGGCGCGCTCTACGTTCGAACAGGAACCGTACTCGAAAAGTTCATGTTCGGCGCGGGCCAGGAGATGGGTAGGAGAGCCGGAACAGAAAACATGTTGGAAATAGTCGGACTTGGGAAGGCCTGCGAGATTGCCTCGAAGGACCTGGAGCGCAACATGAATCACATGAAGACCATGAGAGACATGCTGCATGAAGGATTACAAGAGCGATTGCAGGAGATCAGGCTAAACGGCCATCCCGTGAAACGCTTGCCCAATACGCTGAGCCTTTCTTTTCGCGGGCTGGAGGCAGACCGCATACTCGAGGAAATAGGTCTGGAAGTGGCCGCCTCAGCCGGTGCGGCATGCCATTCCGACTCTGTACAGATATCCCATGTGCTGGAAGCAATGCACGTCCCGTTGGAATGGGCCAAAGGCACATTAAGATTCACCACGGGCCGTATGACGACCGAGATGGACATTATTCAGGCAACGGACGCTATAGTTAAAGGAGTCGAAGCTTGCCGCGGCGAGGCAGGATGA
- a CDS encoding sugar biosynthesis protein, whose translation MAVKVLIKRRFKGDKIKQAYKLLMELRSLATLQTGYVSGETLIGADDPNTLVVISTWISANRWQEWQANQKRKDAVQKLESLLDAPEEAEVFLTGERIPEWVDMA comes from the coding sequence ATGGCTGTCAAGGTTCTCATCAAGAGGCGGTTCAAGGGGGACAAAATAAAGCAGGCATATAAGCTGCTCATGGAACTCAGGTCACTGGCCACGCTGCAAACCGGCTACGTGTCCGGCGAAACGCTGATAGGCGCGGATGATCCCAACACACTGGTTGTCATCAGCACCTGGATCAGCGCGAACCGCTGGCAAGAGTGGCAAGCCAATCAGAAGAGGAAAGACGCCGTGCAAAAGCTGGAAAGCTTGCTGGATGCCCCGGAGGAAGCTGAGGTTTTCCTGACAGGGGAAAGAATTCCTGAATGGGTGGACATGGCTTGA